The Desmonostoc muscorum LEGE 12446 genome includes a region encoding these proteins:
- a CDS encoding HNH endonuclease, which produces MSSHPISKELRQLVVKKASGRCEYCLIHQDFSIYTHEVDHIIALKHGGETIIENLALSCLSCNRRKGSDFATIDSITREIVPLFNLRCQVWDEHFYIEGARIEGKTQIGQGTAKLLQFNLPNRVLQRQVLMSQEQYP; this is translated from the coding sequence ATGAGTTCTCATCCAATTTCTAAGGAACTTCGTCAGCTTGTCGTTAAAAAAGCTTCGGGGCGTTGTGAATATTGCCTAATTCACCAGGATTTTTCAATTTATACCCATGAAGTAGACCATATTATTGCTCTGAAGCATGGGGGCGAAACTATTATCGAAAACTTGGCACTTTCATGTTTATCATGCAATCGCCGTAAAGGTTCTGATTTCGCTACCATAGATTCGATTACACGAGAAATTGTGCCGTTGTTTAACCTTCGTTGTCAGGTTTGGGATGAACATTTCTATATTGAAGGCGCGAGAATAGAGGGGAAAACTCAGATTGGTCAAGGGACTGCAAAGTTACTTCAATTTAACCTTCCCAATCGTGTGCTTCAACGGCAAGTGTTAATGAGTCAAGAACAATATCCCTAA
- a CDS encoding response regulator, whose protein sequence is MLRILLIDDNPNDRLLAIRQLEREFSDLQLEQVGAAEDFAEALQRGQFNLVVTDYQLRWSNGIEVLHAIKASYPNCPVIMFTNSGTQEIAVEAMKSGLDDYVIKSPQHQVRLTVAVRSALERAETRQKAANLEIRFQTLLNRLNVGIYRATFDGSLLECNPAFLRLIGLGALPQEQASRFIELYFQPEDYTQLINQLRENGEVRDREMQLRRADGSLIWVRVSKIFSKIDGKAIIDGLVEDISDAYRQAMQRKRVELEREQLLISEQAARMEAEAEKQNYSLLSEASRLLVSSLDYRTTLAKLAHLVVPTLADCCFIDIVDNNLTVFEEPVVAATTPEKEALALVLRRFYSISADTDFGVRKVLQTGEPELVTDVAADSFLLAMNQDAETQRLMRQINIQSYIIVPLVAGDAYGGLRLRKLGTITLISTQGNRRYTHSNLNMAQALAQRAAIAIDNARLYQQSIDANRIKDEFLAVLSHEIRTPLNPILGWAKLLRSNKLDEKKTALALETIERNAKLQTKLIEDLLDISRILRGKLSLNVCPVDLATIIRAAMETVRLSAEAKLIQIYSALDPAVGQVFGDAGRLQQIVWNLLSNAIKFTPEGGQVEIYLEQIDFQVQIRVRDTGKGISPDFLPYVFETFRQADSATTRKFGGLGLGLAIVRYLVEMHGGTVSAESLGEGQGATFIVQLPMILTDAVDSSKESDATVSNTAAFNGLKILVVDDEPDSLELVSFILQQSGATVTAVSSATEVLEILPQWKPDLLVSDIGMPEMDGYMLLRQIRSMSREQGGQILAIALTAYAGEGNEQQAMEAGFQAHISKPIDPAQLIETIANLVQK, encoded by the coding sequence ATGTTACGAATTCTCTTGATTGATGACAATCCGAACGATCGCCTTTTAGCAATTCGGCAATTGGAACGTGAGTTTTCTGATCTCCAACTAGAACAAGTTGGCGCAGCAGAAGACTTCGCCGAGGCATTGCAGAGGGGGCAATTTAACTTGGTTGTCACCGATTATCAATTGCGCTGGAGTAATGGGATAGAAGTACTACACGCAATTAAAGCTAGTTATCCTAACTGTCCTGTGATTATGTTCACCAACAGCGGCACTCAGGAGATTGCTGTGGAGGCCATGAAGTCTGGATTGGATGACTATGTGATCAAATCTCCTCAGCACCAGGTACGCTTAACAGTGGCAGTGCGATCGGCACTAGAACGAGCTGAAACTCGCCAAAAAGCCGCAAATTTAGAAATTCGGTTTCAAACTCTGCTCAACCGCTTAAATGTTGGGATTTATCGGGCAACTTTTGATGGTTCTTTATTGGAATGCAACCCAGCATTCCTGCGTTTGATTGGGTTGGGAGCCTTACCCCAAGAGCAAGCGAGTCGGTTCATTGAGCTTTATTTTCAGCCAGAAGATTATACTCAGCTAATTAATCAACTGCGAGAAAATGGTGAAGTGCGCGATCGCGAAATGCAATTGCGACGAGCTGATGGTAGTTTGATTTGGGTGCGTGTAAGTAAAATCTTCAGCAAAATCGATGGTAAAGCTATCATTGATGGCTTGGTAGAAGATATTAGCGATGCCTATCGGCAAGCTATGCAACGCAAACGAGTAGAGTTAGAACGAGAGCAACTCCTCATCAGCGAACAAGCCGCCCGCATGGAAGCTGAAGCTGAAAAGCAAAATTACAGTTTACTCTCAGAAGCCAGTCGATTGCTCGTATCTTCCCTCGATTACCGCACAACTCTGGCAAAATTAGCCCACTTGGTGGTTCCAACTTTAGCTGATTGCTGTTTTATTGATATCGTTGACAATAATTTGACAGTATTTGAGGAACCAGTTGTTGCAGCAACTACTCCGGAAAAAGAAGCACTAGCACTCGTACTCAGACGGTTTTATTCCATCTCAGCGGATACTGATTTTGGTGTGAGAAAGGTTTTGCAAACAGGCGAACCAGAATTAGTTACTGATGTGGCGGCGGATTCTTTTTTACTAGCGATGAACCAGGACGCAGAAACCCAACGGTTGATGCGCCAGATAAATATCCAATCTTATATAATTGTGCCCCTAGTCGCTGGGGATGCCTACGGTGGGCTGCGCCTACGCAAGCTAGGTACCATTACTTTGATTAGCACCCAAGGAAACCGTCGCTACACTCACAGTAACTTAAATATGGCTCAAGCCCTAGCTCAGCGGGCAGCCATAGCAATCGACAATGCTCGGCTTTACCAGCAATCAATAGATGCAAATCGCATTAAAGATGAGTTTCTCGCTGTTTTGTCTCACGAAATCAGAACTCCCCTAAATCCGATTTTGGGTTGGGCAAAACTTCTGCGTAGCAACAAATTAGATGAAAAAAAGACTGCTTTAGCTCTGGAAACCATTGAACGTAATGCTAAGTTACAAACTAAACTGATTGAAGACTTGTTAGATATTTCCCGCATCTTGCGAGGTAAACTTAGTCTCAATGTTTGCCCAGTTGATTTGGCAACCATTATTCGAGCCGCGATGGAAACAGTACGACTATCAGCGGAAGCGAAATTAATTCAAATTTATTCTGCTCTCGATCCTGCCGTTGGTCAAGTGTTTGGGGATGCAGGGCGCTTGCAACAAATTGTCTGGAATCTCCTTTCCAACGCCATTAAATTTACTCCTGAAGGCGGACAAGTTGAGATTTATTTAGAGCAAATCGATTTTCAGGTACAAATCAGAGTTAGAGACACAGGCAAAGGAATCAGCCCAGATTTTCTGCCTTATGTGTTTGAAACCTTTCGTCAAGCCGATAGTGCAACCACTAGAAAATTTGGCGGCTTAGGTTTGGGATTAGCAATTGTGCGTTATTTAGTAGAAATGCATGGTGGAACTGTCTCGGCAGAAAGTTTAGGAGAAGGCCAGGGAGCAACCTTTATTGTTCAGTTGCCGATGATACTTACTGATGCCGTTGATAGTAGTAAAGAAAGCGATGCAACAGTCAGCAATACTGCGGCTTTTAATGGTCTGAAAATTTTAGTTGTAGATGACGAGCCTGATTCTCTAGAGTTAGTTAGCTTCATACTCCAACAGTCTGGAGCCACTGTTACAGCTGTGTCATCAGCAACAGAAGTATTGGAAATATTACCACAGTGGAAGCCAGATTTACTCGTGAGCGATATCGGAATGCCAGAAATGGATGGTTATATGCTACTGAGACAAATCAGGTCAATGAGTCGAGAACAAGGAGGGCAAATTTTAGCGATCGCTCTCACAGCGTATGCTGGAGAAGGCAACGAACAGCAAGCGATGGAAGCAGGTTTTCAAGCTCATATTAGCAAGCCAATAGATCCAGCCCAGTTAATTGAAACCATTGCTAACTTAGTGCAAAAATAA
- a CDS encoding PAS domain-containing sensor histidine kinase → MESKNRSWQKSYGIAVLASGLALLFSLLVSPLLENITFSVFFAAVVLSSWYGTRGSSLFATFLCSLAITYFFLPPTYSLSILTLDGFIRLGLFVIVSVLTSELNAAWRRTELKLRESETGYREMAEAVQNYANELEQRVAERTAALVEANKELETFGYSVSHDLRAPLRSMQGLAQALQEDYSDRLDSDGQDYIQRIVASAERMDGLIQDLLDYSRLSRVEIKLRVLDLTDIVTEAINQLEVELRSPKAGRSPSAQAQVNLEQPLPEVTGHRTILVQVLVNLLSNAIKFVPANRQPQIRIWAEIVGKEGGDEGENTSSSPSSPSSPSSPSSPASSIRLWVEDNGIGIAPEHQQRIFNVFERLHTQDSYPGSGIGLAIVRKGVERMGGQVGVESIVGQGSRFWIQLQKLPTKT, encoded by the coding sequence ATGGAAAGTAAAAACCGTTCCTGGCAAAAAAGCTATGGTATCGCTGTACTCGCCAGCGGTTTAGCACTGTTATTTTCTCTACTTGTATCGCCACTGTTAGAGAACATTACCTTTTCTGTGTTTTTTGCCGCTGTGGTGCTGAGTTCGTGGTATGGAACTCGCGGCTCAAGTTTATTTGCAACTTTCCTGTGTAGCTTGGCTATCACTTACTTTTTCTTACCACCAACTTATTCACTGAGTATTTTAACCCTGGATGGCTTTATCCGCCTGGGGTTATTTGTGATTGTATCGGTGCTAACTAGCGAATTGAATGCTGCTTGGAGACGCACAGAGTTAAAGCTGCGAGAAAGTGAAACTGGCTATCGTGAAATGGCAGAGGCGGTGCAGAACTATGCCAACGAATTAGAGCAACGAGTCGCCGAACGGACAGCCGCCTTAGTTGAAGCCAACAAAGAACTTGAAACCTTTGGTTATTCAGTTTCCCATGACCTACGCGCTCCTTTGCGATCGATGCAAGGTTTAGCTCAAGCACTACAGGAAGATTATAGCGATCGCTTAGACAGCGATGGCCAAGATTATATCCAAAGGATTGTCGCCTCTGCTGAACGGATGGATGGACTAATTCAAGACCTACTTGACTACTCGCGCTTGAGTCGGGTAGAAATTAAGCTGCGTGTACTTGATCTGACAGATATTGTTACAGAAGCCATCAACCAACTAGAAGTAGAATTGCGATCGCCAAAGGCGGGGCGTAGCCCATCGGCACAAGCTCAGGTAAACCTAGAACAACCGCTTCCAGAAGTTACAGGTCATCGCACAATTTTAGTACAAGTACTTGTAAACCTACTGAGTAACGCCATTAAATTTGTACCCGCTAATAGACAACCCCAAATTCGTATATGGGCAGAAATCGTAGGGAAAGAGGGGGGAGATGAGGGAGAAAATACTTCCTCATCCCCCTCATCCCCCTCATCCCCCTCATCCCCCTCATCCCCCGCGTCTTCCATTCGCCTCTGGGTAGAAGATAACGGTATTGGCATTGCACCAGAACATCAGCAGCGAATTTTTAACGTGTTTGAAAGATTACATACTCAAGACAGTTATCCTGGTTCTGGCATTGGCTTGGCAATTGTCCGCAAAGGCGTTGAACGTATGGGGGGACAGGTCGGTGTAGAGTCAATAGTAGGTCAAGGCAGTCGCTTTTGGATTCAACTACAAAAACTTCCGACGAAAACATGA
- a CDS encoding response regulator, with amino-acid sequence MNIEQQTILLAEDDSDQVLLIRRALRKANLMQPLQVVSNGEAAISYLCGEGEYADRECYPLPILILLDLKMPRKSGFEVLEWLKQQPELRRLPVIVLTTSKEITDVHKAYDLGVNSYLVKPVAFSDLTAMIKLLDAYWLNLNQQPLVYSD; translated from the coding sequence ATGAACATAGAGCAGCAGACAATCTTACTAGCAGAAGACGATTCCGATCAAGTCCTGTTAATTCGTCGTGCTTTACGCAAAGCTAATCTGATGCAACCCCTACAAGTTGTCAGCAACGGAGAAGCCGCTATTTCTTACCTGTGTGGTGAAGGAGAATATGCTGATCGAGAATGCTACCCTTTGCCGATACTGATTTTGTTAGACCTGAAAATGCCCCGCAAATCTGGGTTTGAAGTTTTGGAGTGGCTCAAGCAACAACCTGAACTCAGACGCTTACCAGTTATTGTGCTGACGACTTCTAAAGAAATAACCGATGTTCATAAAGCTTATGATTTGGGTGTCAATTCCTATTTAGTTAAACCTGTAGCATTTAGTGACTTGACTGCAATGATAAAGTTACTTGATGCCTATTGGCTGAACTTAAATCAACAGCCGTTGGTTTACAGCGATTAA
- a CDS encoding ATP-binding protein → MHILIIDDNPNDRFMIIREMRREFPGVEIVEVGEPENFEQALVAGCFDLTITDYQLRWNNGLEILHLLKNRYPDRPVIMFTNTGNQEIAVEAMKSGLDDYILKSPKHLVRLSATVRSVLERNQTRQRASFLENRLQSLLNQLNVGVFRAIPDGQLLEVNSAFLRLLRLNSLEEIQGNSSFNEIFSRAGDITPQKRRERELRIRRIDGSYIWVSVNETLNITNAEVVIDGLVEDITGRKRSEEALKRYATRLQTLQELDRSILGAISPTGIAKAALASTYPLLPCQLLDVTLFDWENEQATVLAVQSSDRIGFAIGETFSLHDFGNIENLQQNQVMMIENLADHPRPYRVQQRLFDQGIRLIMNVPVIAQQQLIGSLNVGVIQPWSLTEEDVEIAREVANQLAIAIQQSRLREQLQRYTEQLEQLVHNRTEQLEEANSALEAFAYSISHDLQEPLRAIRGFATILLEDYETVLNSGGQDLLYRIASNVDRMDNLLVDLLEYSRLSRIDLPLQPINLNSLVKQVLRQLEVSLQQKQAQVTITEPLLEVVGNYRTVEQIITNLVTNAIKFVAPGIQPQVRIWAEHREPWVRLWLEDNGIGISPQHWERIFGVFERLHSIEAYPGTGIGLAIVRKGIERMGGQVGMESEVSQGSRFWIELPEFVK, encoded by the coding sequence ATGCACATTCTGATTATTGACGACAATCCAAACGACCGTTTCATGATTATCCGGGAGATGCGGCGAGAATTTCCTGGTGTAGAAATAGTGGAAGTGGGTGAACCAGAAAACTTTGAGCAAGCACTGGTAGCAGGTTGTTTTGATTTGACAATCACCGATTATCAACTGCGTTGGAACAATGGTTTAGAAATATTGCATCTCCTGAAGAACCGCTATCCCGATCGCCCCGTAATTATGTTTACAAATACAGGCAATCAGGAAATAGCCGTTGAGGCCATGAAAAGCGGACTTGATGATTACATCTTGAAGTCACCCAAGCACTTAGTTCGTTTATCCGCAACGGTGAGGTCTGTCTTAGAACGCAACCAAACTCGGCAAAGAGCTAGCTTTTTAGAGAACCGCTTGCAATCTCTACTCAATCAATTAAATGTCGGCGTGTTTCGGGCAATTCCTGACGGACAACTGTTAGAAGTTAACAGCGCATTTCTTAGACTTCTCAGACTTAATTCTCTAGAAGAAATTCAGGGTAATAGTAGCTTTAATGAGATTTTTTCTAGAGCCGGAGATATTACACCACAGAAAAGACGAGAACGAGAATTAAGAATACGTAGAATAGATGGTAGTTATATATGGGTATCAGTGAATGAAACTCTCAATATAACTAATGCAGAAGTGGTGATTGATGGGCTAGTGGAAGATATTACCGGGCGCAAACGCTCAGAAGAAGCACTAAAACGGTATGCGACAAGATTACAGACTCTCCAGGAGTTAGATCGGTCGATTTTGGGGGCAATCTCTCCCACCGGAATTGCGAAAGCGGCTCTGGCTTCGACTTATCCCTTACTTCCTTGTCAATTATTGGATGTAACATTGTTTGATTGGGAAAATGAACAAGCTACTGTTTTAGCTGTTCAGTCAAGCGATCGCATTGGCTTTGCCATTGGTGAAACTTTCTCATTACATGATTTTGGCAACATTGAAAACTTGCAACAAAACCAGGTGATGATGATTGAAAACCTCGCTGACCATCCCAGACCTTATCGCGTTCAACAGCGGCTGTTCGACCAAGGCATTCGCTTAATTATGAATGTACCTGTAATTGCTCAACAACAGCTAATCGGTTCCTTGAACGTGGGAGTAATTCAACCGTGGTCATTAACTGAAGAAGATGTGGAAATTGCCCGCGAGGTGGCAAATCAGTTAGCGATCGCCATCCAGCAATCCCGCCTGCGCGAACAATTGCAACGCTACACCGAACAACTAGAACAACTAGTTCACAACCGCACAGAACAGCTTGAAGAAGCCAACAGTGCCTTAGAAGCCTTTGCCTACTCCATCTCCCACGACTTACAGGAACCTCTGCGTGCCATTCGGGGATTTGCCACTATTCTTTTAGAAGACTACGAAACCGTATTGAATTCAGGCGGGCAAGATTTACTTTATCGCATCGCCAGTAACGTAGACCGCATGGACAACCTACTGGTAGACTTATTAGAATACAGCCGCTTGAGTCGCATTGATTTGCCGCTGCAGCCAATTAACCTCAACTCACTAGTCAAGCAAGTGCTGAGGCAATTAGAAGTATCTCTGCAACAAAAGCAAGCCCAAGTGACAATTACAGAACCTCTGCTGGAAGTTGTGGGAAACTACCGCACCGTGGAGCAGATTATCACCAATTTAGTAACCAATGCCATCAAGTTTGTAGCTCCTGGAATTCAACCCCAAGTCAGAATATGGGCAGAACACCGCGAACCCTGGGTACGCTTGTGGTTAGAAGACAATGGCATAGGCATCTCACCACAGCATTGGGAGCGGATTTTTGGTGTTTTCGAGCGTCTGCACAGCATCGAAGCCTACCCTGGCACTGGAATCGGACTAGCGATCGTCCGTAAAGGCATTGAACGCATGGGCGGACAAGTAGGTATGGAGTCAGAAGTCTCCCAAGGTAGTCGCTTTTGGATAGAACTACCAGAATTTGTTAAATGA
- a CDS encoding PhoX family protein codes for MSKLSRRQILIFFAGSAGAVVLGDKLLNGVANSAEAKTAPLGFTPVRLPHPLPIYQQQKNFLPTKIGEGDVVNASADVKLTSYNVLDDVVVPPEYERYVIVSWGDRVFPNKDDYFGYNNDFTGFIPVGKTNHVGYLWVNHEYISFPFSTLVVEDSSDVKGLPDAFESVIGWALPSTRNIEVEGEFLYNQGGSIVRISRQNASKRFVVVKDDKNRRIHGLSGLGINSQRNDDYKNVTAWGSRNHQKGDQNYLIGTGPAASQVFNLSSDEVGNKIIGTAFNCSGGKTPWGTILSGEENFQNSVTEAVKANGTQASYTDKTIGKTFGLVGEKYGWIVEIDPTNPKFRPRKHTSLGRFRHENVAVRAEKGKKLVAYLGDDRRGGHTWKFVSASTISSPTSKSNSKLWENGTLYVARYNPDGTGKWIPLLLSTATNPIAPTVLSSVEFAALQKAQKEGLLPLPRRDGIAGETKDGGTFKCDRTNEAKALPDYQNKKLSDFYSSQGAVLTDAFLAANLVGGTPTARPEDLEVHPTTKEVFIAYTDGAPGSDGYPDSRIFQVAKLSTDANGTQQSGGLYKIIEDSADGTGLTFKWQRFVQGGEAGSVNGAGFANVDNLVFDDRANVWGVTDMSTGTHNGFDVGAEGKQTKIDHTASGNVSDFTGVFGNNWLFFIPTRGANAGQVVPFAYGPVRCEMTGPSFVGNTLIISVQHPGEDCPINDGTILSRSIELLDLNGSTFNQTRSLPRGSSWPSNISKADGGKGQATGVPRPSVIGIRPKNSRSTFI; via the coding sequence ATGTCTAAATTGAGTCGCAGACAAATTTTAATATTTTTTGCTGGCAGTGCTGGTGCTGTTGTTTTGGGAGACAAACTCCTAAACGGTGTTGCCAACAGTGCAGAAGCAAAAACCGCACCACTGGGCTTTACACCTGTACGCCTACCACATCCTCTACCAATTTATCAACAGCAGAAAAATTTCTTGCCAACAAAAATTGGTGAAGGAGATGTAGTTAATGCATCTGCGGATGTTAAGTTAACTAGCTACAACGTTCTTGATGATGTGGTAGTGCCGCCAGAGTACGAACGTTATGTAATTGTCAGTTGGGGCGATCGCGTTTTTCCTAACAAAGATGATTATTTCGGCTACAACAACGATTTCACTGGCTTTATTCCCGTTGGAAAAACTAATCATGTAGGGTATTTATGGGTCAATCATGAATACATTAGTTTTCCATTTTCTACTTTAGTAGTGGAAGATTCCTCTGATGTCAAAGGACTACCTGACGCCTTTGAAAGCGTCATTGGTTGGGCTTTACCCTCCACCAGAAATATTGAAGTTGAAGGGGAATTTTTATATAACCAAGGCGGCTCGATTGTCCGCATCTCTCGCCAGAATGCGAGTAAACGTTTTGTTGTGGTCAAAGATGACAAAAATCGCCGGATTCACGGTCTTTCAGGATTGGGAATCAATAGCCAACGCAATGATGACTACAAAAATGTCACGGCTTGGGGAAGTCGCAACCACCAAAAAGGTGACCAAAATTATTTAATTGGGACTGGCCCAGCTGCAAGCCAAGTTTTTAATCTTTCCTCTGATGAAGTAGGTAACAAAATTATTGGTACTGCCTTCAATTGTTCTGGCGGTAAAACTCCTTGGGGAACAATTTTATCCGGGGAAGAAAACTTCCAAAACAGCGTTACCGAAGCAGTCAAAGCTAATGGGACTCAGGCAAGTTACACAGATAAAACTATTGGTAAGACTTTCGGATTAGTTGGCGAAAAATACGGCTGGATTGTAGAAATTGATCCCACGAATCCAAAATTTCGCCCCCGCAAACATACTTCCTTGGGTCGTTTCCGTCATGAAAATGTTGCTGTGCGTGCTGAAAAAGGCAAGAAATTGGTTGCTTACTTAGGTGATGACAGACGTGGGGGACACACTTGGAAATTTGTCAGTGCTAGTACCATCTCGTCGCCAACGAGTAAAAGCAACAGTAAGTTGTGGGAAAATGGAACTTTATATGTTGCCCGCTACAATCCAGACGGTACAGGTAAGTGGATACCGTTACTTTTAAGTACTGCTACCAATCCAATTGCGCCGACAGTTCTATCTTCTGTAGAATTTGCTGCGTTGCAGAAAGCACAAAAAGAAGGTCTTTTACCACTACCGAGACGTGATGGCATAGCAGGTGAAACCAAAGATGGTGGTACCTTTAAATGCGATCGCACTAATGAAGCCAAAGCACTACCTGATTATCAAAATAAAAAGCTATCTGACTTCTACTCTAGCCAAGGTGCCGTACTCACTGACGCCTTTTTAGCTGCAAACTTAGTCGGGGGAACTCCCACAGCGCGTCCAGAAGATTTAGAAGTGCATCCAACTACCAAAGAAGTTTTCATCGCCTATACTGATGGTGCCCCAGGTAGCGATGGTTATCCTGATTCCCGAATTTTTCAAGTTGCCAAGTTAAGTACAGATGCTAACGGGACGCAGCAATCAGGAGGACTGTACAAGATTATTGAAGATAGCGCTGATGGTACGGGTTTAACCTTTAAATGGCAGAGATTTGTCCAAGGTGGTGAAGCTGGTTCTGTGAATGGTGCTGGTTTTGCCAACGTCGATAATTTAGTTTTTGACGATCGGGCAAATGTTTGGGGAGTCACAGATATGTCTACTGGCACTCACAATGGTTTTGATGTGGGTGCTGAAGGTAAGCAAACCAAAATCGATCACACAGCTAGCGGTAATGTTTCTGATTTTACAGGAGTATTCGGTAATAATTGGCTGTTTTTTATCCCCACCAGGGGTGCAAATGCCGGACAGGTGGTACCGTTTGCCTATGGGCCAGTGCGTTGTGAGATGACAGGGCCAAGTTTTGTGGGGAATACACTGATTATTTCAGTACAACATCCTGGTGAAGATTGTCCAATTAATGATGGCACGATTCTGAGTCGCAGCATTGAATTACTGGATTTGAATGGTAGTACATTCAATCAAACTCGGAGTTTACCTCGTGGTAGTAGTTGGCCGAGTAATATTTCCAAGGCTGATGGTGGTAAGGGTCAAGCTACAGGCGTTCCCCGGCCATCTGTAATTGGTATCCGCCCGAAAAATTCTCGCAGCACGTTTATTTAA
- a CDS encoding glycosyltransferase family 2 protein yields MGKCVMGETVFFSVVIPTYNRQPILEKCLRALEVQELNQPSSVTGYEIVLVDDGSTDGTLEWLAAHKEEFPHVRCFQQDHAGPAAARNLGVEQAQGDTIIFIDSDLVVLKNFLQAHGSALVQGKEKLGSDRFFTYGAVINTCNFDNPTAEPYKVTDFSAAFFATGNVAIPKHWLEKAGLFDTSFQLYGWEDLELGVRLKNLGLTLIKCPEAVGYHWHPPFNLEQIKSLIDKEIQRGRMGVLFYQKHPTWEVRMMIQMTWLHRLLWGVLSLNGALNERTMAPFLQWLINLGKPQLALEIARIFLNWYNVKGVYEAYAEMQQTS; encoded by the coding sequence ATGGGTAAATGTGTTATGGGTGAGACTGTGTTTTTCAGCGTTGTGATACCGACTTATAATCGCCAACCGATTTTAGAAAAGTGCCTCCGTGCTTTGGAGGTGCAGGAGTTAAATCAGCCAAGTTCGGTGACTGGTTACGAGATTGTCTTGGTGGATGATGGTTCTACTGATGGCACATTGGAGTGGTTAGCAGCACACAAAGAAGAGTTTCCCCATGTGCGATGTTTTCAGCAAGATCATGCTGGCCCTGCGGCGGCGCGGAATTTGGGGGTAGAACAGGCGCAGGGAGACACAATTATCTTTATTGATAGTGATTTAGTAGTGCTGAAGAATTTCCTGCAAGCTCATGGTAGCGCACTAGTGCAGGGAAAAGAGAAATTGGGGAGCGATCGCTTTTTCACCTACGGCGCAGTTATCAATACTTGCAATTTCGACAATCCAACGGCTGAACCCTACAAAGTCACAGATTTTTCAGCAGCTTTTTTTGCTACGGGAAATGTAGCAATACCGAAACATTGGCTAGAAAAAGCCGGACTTTTTGATACCAGTTTCCAACTCTATGGCTGGGAAGATTTAGAACTAGGTGTGCGGCTGAAAAACTTAGGTTTGACACTAATTAAATGTCCAGAAGCCGTTGGCTATCACTGGCATCCACCGTTTAACTTAGAACAAATCAAAAGCTTAATTGACAAAGAAATCCAACGCGGACGAATGGGAGTTTTGTTTTATCAAAAACACCCCACATGGGAAGTGCGAATGATGATTCAAATGACTTGGCTACATCGCTTACTTTGGGGTGTTCTTTCACTCAATGGCGCACTAAATGAACGGACTATGGCTCCTTTTTTGCAATGGTTAATTAATTTAGGTAAACCACAATTAGCTTTAGAAATTGCCCGAATCTTTCTCAACTGGTACAACGTCAAGGGTGTTTATGAAGCCTATGCTGAAATGCAGCAGACATCCTGA